From Chroogloeocystis siderophila 5.2 s.c.1, the proteins below share one genomic window:
- a CDS encoding ShlB/FhaC/HecB family hemolysin secretion/activation protein: MPHNLVRRLQFSLSGLLLLVVNTQIAATSAAENVLAQAIELPPPQDVIPPPSPTPPPQPPTEPLPPPEELLQPPSAVPRPPTPLPGIPDTIIVKSFNVVGSTVFSAEEFARLLAPFTNRPISFTELLQARSAVTQLYIDRGYITSGAFIPPQTLQAGVVTIQVIEGELEAINVTGTRRLNPNYVRSRIAIRTDAPLNQQRLLEALQLLQLDPRIQTLSAELSAGSRPGTNVLDVQVQEARTFNLQVIGDNRRSPSVGSFRRGGQINEANLLGFGDTLSVGYNNTDGSNTFDISYALPINPRNGTISLDVGAADSSIIEPPFDFLQIDSYSRYYDLTFRQPINQSPSEEFVLGLTASRRESNLASTVLEDLDVPLSKLSPGADDEGRTRISVLRFFQEWTQRGSRQVIAARSQFSVGIGAFDATINDDAPDSRFFSWRGQAQWVRLLATDTLLLVRGDVQLADQALVPVEQFSLGGFDSVRGYRQDTLLTDNGAFASVELRVPISRIPEWQGLLQLTPFVDVGTSWNRKDANPDPSTLVSLGLGLRLQVGNNLTARLDWGIPLVDIASEKRTWQENGVYFSIVASPF, from the coding sequence ATGCCCCATAACCTCGTTCGCCGCCTGCAATTTTCGCTGAGTGGGCTTTTATTACTGGTAGTTAATACTCAAATTGCTGCGACATCAGCCGCAGAAAACGTTCTTGCCCAAGCGATTGAGTTACCACCGCCACAGGATGTCATTCCACCACCTAGCCCAACACCACCACCGCAACCACCGACCGAACCCTTACCACCACCAGAAGAATTATTACAACCACCGTCAGCAGTCCCCAGACCACCTACACCTTTACCTGGGATACCCGATACCATTATTGTTAAAAGCTTTAATGTTGTTGGGAGTACAGTCTTTAGTGCAGAAGAATTTGCGCGGTTACTCGCACCGTTTACAAATCGACCAATTTCGTTTACAGAACTTTTGCAAGCACGTTCAGCAGTTACTCAACTCTACATTGATCGCGGCTACATTACTTCGGGTGCTTTCATTCCTCCTCAGACACTCCAAGCAGGAGTAGTGACAATTCAGGTTATTGAAGGCGAACTAGAGGCAATTAATGTTACTGGGACGCGCAGGCTTAACCCCAATTACGTGCGATCGCGTATTGCTATCCGTACCGATGCACCACTAAATCAACAGCGCCTCTTAGAAGCACTGCAACTATTGCAACTCGATCCGCGTATTCAAACTTTGTCTGCTGAACTATCCGCAGGTTCGCGCCCTGGAACGAATGTCCTTGACGTGCAAGTGCAAGAAGCCCGAACGTTCAATCTGCAAGTAATTGGAGATAACCGGCGATCGCCGAGTGTTGGAAGCTTTCGGCGTGGCGGGCAAATTAATGAAGCAAATTTACTCGGATTTGGTGATACTCTCAGCGTTGGATACAACAACACTGACGGTAGCAATACGTTTGATATCAGTTACGCGCTACCCATCAACCCACGCAATGGCACGATCAGCTTAGATGTCGGTGCAGCAGATAGTAGTATTATCGAGCCGCCATTTGATTTTTTACAAATCGACTCGTACTCGCGCTACTACGATCTCACATTCCGTCAACCGATTAATCAAAGCCCTTCCGAAGAATTTGTTTTAGGATTAACCGCATCGCGCCGCGAAAGCAATCTAGCGTCTACTGTCCTCGAAGATCTTGACGTTCCCTTATCCAAACTATCTCCTGGGGCAGATGACGAGGGAAGGACACGCATTTCTGTTTTACGCTTCTTTCAAGAATGGACGCAGCGCGGTAGTCGCCAAGTCATTGCAGCGCGATCGCAATTTAGTGTAGGAATTGGTGCCTTTGACGCCACAATTAATGACGATGCACCTGATAGCCGCTTTTTCTCCTGGCGGGGACAAGCCCAATGGGTGCGTCTTTTAGCTACTGATACTTTACTTTTAGTTCGCGGTGATGTGCAACTTGCCGATCAAGCTTTAGTTCCGGTAGAACAATTTAGCTTAGGTGGATTTGACAGCGTTCGCGGTTATCGTCAAGATACGTTATTAACTGATAATGGCGCGTTTGCTTCGGTTGAGTTGCGCGTCCCCATCTCGCGCATTCCTGAATGGCAAGGACTTTTACAATTAACTCCGTTTGTAGACGTGGGTACAAGTTGGAATCGAAAAGATGCAAATCCTGATCCGAGTACATTAGTTTCGCTCGGACTTGGCTTACGCTTGCAAGTAGGTAATAACCTTACCGCCCGCCTTGACTGGGGAATTCCGTTAGTTGATATCGCATCGGAGAAAAGAACATGGCAAGAGAACGGTGTGTATTTTTCCATAGTCGCCAGCCCGTTTTAG
- a CDS encoding filamentous hemagglutinin N-terminal domain-containing protein, with product MRQSTNLLWIAGSVLLGSLPIPVQAQIIPDGTTPTTPAVCAAVCEITGGTQTGENLFHSFSQFNIDVNQQVTFNDPGVTNIITRVTGGNPSNIFGALEVSGDANLFLINPQGIIFGPTAFINISGSFVATTANAIQFENQGSFSVTPANNPELLTVNPSAFLFNQITSPSPPAIEVRDSLIFLPDDQSLILLGGNVNIFGGEFNFEQLVAPSGRIELASVLGTGTVGLNNIDGKDLSLSFPSSIARGDVTISGGDPSISLGVNAFIAGDGTGSFAINARNINIDGAYIQAGTQPGAESTATEPGNIILDATGTISLIGSSLVNQSLSDVEGNAGDIQLRAASVLLDKSAIDSTAYTGNAGRVSIDVNNEVVIKNTSNISTSVVDQGNGGNVQISAGSFLLEDSSTIFTLTTAQGSAGDVDINVNDSVALVGKNTYIATVASGTATSGGEVNIQANTVSLSDGAEIALNTAEAAGRAGNLFITANSVFLANSIIYNDTIGLGNAGDTQINSRSLEITNGGSISTSTNGIGNAGNIFINASEFVTLSGVNPNATIRLSGIANTTSSGLFAFTDTKATGRGGNIQVNTGNLNILDGAVISARTRSIAPGGNITVNAANVTATNGGQILTTAFNQGMAGNITVGATNSVNIAGSDRTYNDRLQQTPDRIDNDGAASGFLARVRGDAIADAGQINVTAPSISLNNQGTISTATTQGEGGQISLRGRNVALNDNSSITATAGTANAGGNGGNIDISSKLFFATRNSAVAANAFTGNGGNIRIATQGFFLSPDSVITASSAQGIDGVVEIIVVDDEPSRGLVSLPEQPVDVSNLVARGCAADTNIATNTSEFIITGRGGLPPTPGEAINANATLADLGTPVQTQAATPLNTASSELNNSQPKSLVEAQGWMLGSNGEVVLMAQVPTATTYTSWSTPVACNAP from the coding sequence GTGAGGCAAAGTACAAATCTTCTCTGGATTGCTGGTAGTGTTCTTCTGGGAAGCTTACCTATCCCAGTTCAAGCCCAAATTATTCCTGATGGGACAACACCAACGACACCCGCAGTTTGTGCCGCAGTTTGTGAGATTACAGGAGGAACACAAACCGGAGAAAACCTTTTTCACAGCTTTTCGCAATTTAATATTGATGTAAATCAACAAGTTACGTTCAACGACCCAGGCGTAACAAATATTATTACTAGAGTCACAGGCGGTAATCCTTCAAATATTTTTGGAGCTTTGGAGGTGTCCGGTGATGCTAATTTATTTTTAATCAATCCACAAGGAATTATTTTTGGACCTACTGCTTTTATAAATATTAGTGGCTCATTTGTTGCGACTACTGCTAATGCAATTCAATTTGAGAATCAAGGAAGTTTTAGCGTTACTCCGGCAAATAATCCAGAATTACTCACAGTTAATCCTTCAGCTTTTCTATTTAATCAAATTACCTCTCCATCTCCTCCTGCGATTGAAGTTCGAGATAGCTTGATTTTTCTTCCTGATGATCAGAGTTTAATTCTCCTTGGAGGCAATGTTAATATTTTTGGTGGAGAATTTAATTTTGAGCAATTAGTTGCACCCAGTGGACGAATTGAGTTAGCCAGTGTATTAGGAACAGGTACTGTAGGCTTAAACAATATTGATGGTAAAGATTTAAGTTTAAGTTTTCCTTCTAGTATCGCTAGAGGAGATGTCACAATTAGTGGGGGAGATCCTTCAATTAGTCTTGGCGTTAATGCCTTTATAGCAGGAGACGGAACCGGTAGTTTTGCGATAAATGCCAGAAACATTAATATTGATGGTGCTTATATTCAAGCTGGTACACAGCCAGGTGCGGAATCTACAGCTACTGAACCTGGAAATATTATTTTAGATGCTACGGGGACAATATCACTAATTGGGAGTAGTCTTGTTAATCAATCGCTATCAGATGTAGAGGGTAATGCGGGGGATATCCAATTAAGAGCAGCATCTGTGCTACTAGACAAGTCCGCTATAGATTCGACAGCATATACCGGTAATGCTGGTAGAGTATCAATTGATGTAAATAATGAGGTTGTAATTAAAAATACATCAAATATATCTACATCAGTAGTTGACCAAGGAAATGGAGGCAATGTTCAAATATCTGCTGGCTCTTTCTTGTTAGAAGATAGTAGTACCATTTTTACTTTAACTACTGCACAAGGCAGTGCTGGCGATGTTGATATAAACGTCAATGATTCAGTTGCTTTAGTAGGAAAAAATACTTATATTGCTACAGTAGCCTCTGGTACTGCGACAAGTGGTGGTGAAGTTAATATTCAAGCTAATACAGTTTCTTTAAGCGATGGTGCTGAAATAGCCTTGAATACTGCGGAAGCAGCAGGACGTGCAGGCAATTTATTTATTACAGCCAATAGTGTTTTTTTAGCAAATAGTATTATTTACAACGACACTATAGGATTGGGAAATGCGGGAGATACTCAAATTAATTCTAGAAGTTTAGAAATTACTAATGGTGGCAGTATTAGTACAAGTACCAACGGTATCGGAAATGCAGGCAATATTTTTATAAATGCTTCCGAGTTTGTCACACTTTCTGGTGTTAATCCTAATGCAACAATTCGCCTCAGTGGCATTGCTAATACTACTTCTAGTGGTTTATTCGCTTTTACCGACACAAAAGCTACTGGACGTGGTGGGAATATTCAAGTCAATACGGGTAATTTAAACATTCTTGATGGTGCAGTTATCAGTGCGCGGACTCGCAGTATTGCACCTGGAGGAAATATTACAGTCAATGCGGCGAATGTGACTGCAACTAATGGCGGACAAATTTTAACGACTGCCTTTAATCAGGGCATGGCAGGTAATATTACAGTTGGTGCGACAAATAGCGTTAATATTGCGGGAAGCGATCGCACGTACAACGACAGACTTCAACAAACACCTGATCGCATCGATAATGATGGTGCCGCAAGCGGTTTCTTGGCACGAGTGCGAGGAGATGCGATCGCTGATGCAGGACAAATCAACGTCACTGCGCCCTCAATATCACTTAACAATCAAGGCACAATTTCCACCGCAACAACTCAAGGAGAAGGCGGACAAATCTCACTCCGAGGCAGAAACGTTGCTCTAAACGACAATAGCAGCATTACAGCAACTGCTGGTACAGCAAATGCTGGTGGTAACGGCGGTAATATTGATATCAGTAGTAAACTATTTTTTGCTACTAGAAACAGTGCTGTTGCTGCTAACGCTTTTACAGGCAATGGTGGTAATATCCGCATTGCAACGCAAGGATTCTTTCTTTCTCCCGATAGTGTGATTACCGCGAGTTCTGCACAAGGAATAGATGGTGTTGTCGAAATTATTGTCGTCGATGATGAACCTAGTCGCGGTTTAGTTTCTTTACCCGAACAACCTGTTGATGTCAGTAACTTAGTCGCGCGAGGATGCGCTGCGGATACAAATATTGCAACAAACACGAGTGAATTTATCATTACTGGGCGCGGGGGATTACCACCAACTCCAGGCGAAGCGATTAATGCAAATGCCACGTTAGCAGATTTAGGCACTCCGGTACAAACTCAAGCCGCTACACCATTAAATACTGCCTCCAGCGAACTTAACAATTCTCAGCCAAAATCGCTTGTAGAAGCACAGGGATGGATGCTAGGCTCCAATGGCGAAGTAGTACTGATGGCTCAAGTACCAACTGCTACAACTTATACTTCTTGGTCTACGCCTGTTGCTTGCAATGCCCCATAA